In Calothrix sp. PCC 7507, one DNA window encodes the following:
- a CDS encoding long-chain acyl-[acyl-carrier-protein] reductase — MFGLIGHLTSLEHAQAVAQELGYPEYADQGLDFWCSAPPQIVDNITVTSVTGQKIEGRYVESCFLPEMLANRRIKAATRKILNAMAHAQKHGINITALGGFSSIIFENFNLEQFSQVRNIKLEFERFTTGNTHTAYIICRQVEQASKQLGIDLKSATVAVCGATGDIGSAVTRWLDAKTDVKELLLIARNQERLQELQAELGRGKIMALEEALPQADIVVWVASMPKGVEIDPSILKQPSLLIDGGYPKNLATKIQYPGVHVLNGGIVEHSLDIDWKIMKIVNMDVPGRQLFACFAESMLLEFEKLYTNFSWGRNQITVDKMEQIGQVSVKHGFRPLLV; from the coding sequence ATGTTTGGTCTAATTGGACATCTGACTAGTTTGGAACACGCTCAAGCGGTAGCCCAAGAATTGGGATACCCAGAATATGCCGATCAAGGGCTAGATTTTTGGTGCAGTGCCCCGCCGCAAATTGTCGATAATATTACCGTCACTAGTGTAACTGGGCAGAAAATTGAAGGACGGTATGTAGAATCTTGTTTTTTGCCGGAGATGTTGGCAAATCGTCGCATTAAGGCAGCAACACGCAAAATCCTGAATGCTATGGCTCATGCTCAAAAGCATGGTATCAATATCACGGCTTTAGGAGGGTTTTCCTCAATTATTTTTGAAAATTTTAACTTGGAGCAATTTAGCCAAGTCCGCAACATCAAGCTAGAGTTTGAACGCTTTACTACTGGGAACACTCACACTGCTTACATTATTTGTCGGCAAGTAGAACAAGCATCCAAGCAATTAGGAATTGATCTTAAAAGTGCCACTGTTGCTGTGTGTGGAGCAACTGGGGACATTGGTAGTGCAGTCACGCGCTGGCTAGATGCGAAAACAGATGTCAAAGAACTACTGTTGATCGCCCGTAACCAAGAGCGTCTCCAAGAGTTGCAAGCTGAACTCGGACGGGGAAAAATCATGGCTTTAGAAGAAGCACTGCCCCAAGCTGATATCGTGGTTTGGGTTGCAAGTATGCCCAAAGGCGTGGAAATAGACCCCAGTATTTTGAAACAACCGAGTCTACTAATTGACGGTGGCTATCCTAAAAACTTAGCAACGAAAATTCAGTATCCCGGCGTTCATGTGCTAAATGGTGGAATTGTCGAGCATTCACTGGATATTGACTGGAAAATCATGAAAATCGTCAATATGGATGTGCCAGGACGCCAGTTGTTTGCTTGTTTTGCGGAATCAATGCTCTTGGAATTTGAGAAGTTATATACGAACTTTTCTTGGGGGCGTAATCAGATTACCGTAGACAAAATGGAGCAGATCGGTCAAGTGTCAGTCAAACACGGATTCAGACCATTGCTAGTTTAG
- a CDS encoding carbohydrate ABC transporter permease, giving the protein MTKPNWNLKSVDFWSLGVLLVGATIVLLPLFVVFLTSFAPAGATPEVLPKNNWTLANYRDAWQRGKFLLAFANSTLVAIAVTAFQIVTSALAGYALARLKFRGKQALLLVILATLVIPFQLLVIPIFLVLKWGHLINTYGALILPTAVNGFGIFLLRQYFQTIPVELEEAAAIDGANRLQILWRVMLPLARPALVTLFLFTFIGEWNDLFKPLVFTTRPELRTVQLALAEFQEQFTNNWPLMMAAVTITTVPVMVLFLIGQRQFIQGIATTGIKN; this is encoded by the coding sequence ATGACCAAACCTAACTGGAATTTAAAATCTGTCGATTTTTGGAGCCTAGGAGTGCTACTAGTGGGGGCTACAATTGTTTTATTGCCCCTATTTGTAGTCTTCCTCACTTCTTTTGCACCTGCGGGGGCGACTCCAGAAGTTTTACCCAAAAATAATTGGACGTTAGCTAATTACCGCGATGCATGGCAACGAGGCAAGTTTTTGTTAGCGTTTGCTAATTCTACCTTGGTAGCGATCGCTGTGACGGCGTTTCAAATTGTCACTTCGGCATTAGCTGGTTACGCCCTCGCACGGCTGAAATTTCGTGGTAAACAAGCGCTGCTGCTAGTCATCTTGGCAACTTTAGTAATTCCCTTTCAGTTGTTGGTGATTCCCATCTTTTTAGTATTGAAGTGGGGACACTTAATCAACACCTATGGGGCGCTTATTTTACCCACTGCTGTCAACGGCTTTGGTATTTTTTTGTTACGTCAGTATTTCCAGACAATTCCTGTGGAATTGGAGGAAGCCGCCGCCATAGACGGGGCTAACCGACTGCAAATTTTGTGGCGGGTGATGTTACCTTTAGCCCGTCCCGCCTTAGTGACGCTGTTTTTGTTCACCTTCATCGGCGAATGGAATGATTTATTTAAGCCGCTAGTATTCACCACACGACCAGAATTAAGGACAGTCCAACTGGCATTAGCAGAGTTTCAAGAACAATTCACCAATAATTGGCCCCTGATGATGGCAGCAGTAACAATCACCACAGTACCTGTAATGGTACTATTCCTCATCGGTCAACGGCAATTTATTCAGGGTATTGCGACGACAGGGATTAAGAATTAG
- a CDS encoding acetyl-CoA carboxylase carboxyltransferase subunit alpha, with translation MATTERKPLLLDFEKPLAELAARIDQIRSLAEENGVDVSSEIRKLEARAMQLREEIFSTLSPFQRLQVARHPRRPSTLDYIQSISDEWMELHGDRCGGDDPALVGGVARLGGQPVVMLGQQKGRDTKDNIARNFGMAAPGGYRKAMRLMEHANKFGMPILTFIDTPGALATMVAEHQGAGEAIAYNLREMFCLDVPIICTVIGEASSGGALGIGVGDRLLMFEHAVYTIISPEGCAAILWKDASKASQAAVALKIISHDLKNLGIIDQILPEPIGGAHSDPLQAATTLKQALLENLDQLQRLTSQERRQLRYEKFRKIGVYTEATH, from the coding sequence ATGGCAACTACCGAGCGTAAACCGCTACTATTGGATTTTGAAAAGCCGCTAGCAGAACTTGCAGCCCGGATTGATCAGATTCGGTCACTAGCAGAAGAAAATGGTGTCGATGTTTCTAGTGAGATTCGGAAACTAGAAGCAAGAGCAATGCAACTGCGTGAGGAAATTTTCAGCACACTCTCTCCTTTCCAGCGATTGCAAGTTGCTCGTCATCCACGTCGTCCCAGTACTTTAGATTATATTCAATCCATTAGTGATGAATGGATGGAGTTACATGGCGATCGCTGTGGTGGTGATGATCCGGCTTTAGTTGGTGGCGTAGCTCGTTTGGGTGGGCAACCAGTGGTGATGTTAGGTCAACAAAAAGGGCGCGATACTAAAGACAATATCGCCCGCAACTTCGGCATGGCAGCCCCAGGAGGCTATCGTAAGGCCATGCGGTTGATGGAACATGCCAACAAATTTGGGATGCCGATTTTAACTTTTATTGATACACCGGGGGCTTTAGCTACGATGGTAGCCGAGCATCAAGGGGCAGGAGAGGCGATCGCCTACAATTTGCGAGAAATGTTTTGCTTGGATGTCCCCATCATTTGCACAGTTATTGGTGAAGCTAGTTCTGGCGGGGCGCTGGGTATTGGTGTGGGCGATCGCCTATTAATGTTTGAACACGCCGTATACACCATCATTAGCCCCGAAGGCTGTGCCGCCATCCTCTGGAAAGATGCCAGCAAGGCATCCCAAGCAGCTGTTGCTCTCAAAATTATTTCTCATGATCTGAAAAACTTGGGCATTATCGACCAGATATTGCCTGAACCTATCGGTGGTGCCCACTCCGACCCTTTACAAGCCGCTACGACGCTCAAACAAGCACTACTAGAAAATTTAGATCAACTCCAGCGCTTAACTTCTCAAGAACGACGCCAACTGCGCTATGAAAAATTCCGCAAAATTGGCGTTTACACGGAAGCTACCCACTAA
- a CDS encoding aldehyde oxygenase (deformylating): MQQLTEQSEIDFQSEIYKDSYSRINAIVIEGEQEAYDNYIKLAELLPENQAELIRLSKMESRHKKGFEACGRNLQVVPDLEFAKAFFSGLHGNFQAAAAAGKVVTCLLIQSLIIECFAIAAYNIYIPVADDFARKITEGVVKDEYSHLKFGEVWLQEHFTEAKAELEEANRQNLPIVWKMLNQVADDAKILAMEKDALVEDFMIQYGEALSNIGFTTRDIMRLSAYGLIAA; the protein is encoded by the coding sequence ATGCAGCAACTGACAGAGCAATCTGAAATTGATTTCCAGAGTGAAATATACAAAGACTCCTACAGCCGCATTAATGCGATCGTGATTGAAGGAGAACAAGAAGCCTATGATAATTACATCAAGCTGGCCGAACTGTTGCCGGAAAATCAAGCGGAACTCATTCGCCTATCAAAGATGGAAAGTCGCCATAAGAAAGGATTTGAAGCTTGTGGGCGCAACCTGCAAGTAGTGCCAGATTTAGAATTTGCCAAGGCGTTCTTCTCTGGATTGCACGGAAATTTCCAAGCGGCGGCAGCAGCAGGTAAAGTGGTTACTTGCTTGCTGATCCAATCTTTGATCATTGAATGTTTTGCGATCGCTGCATACAACATTTACATTCCCGTAGCTGATGATTTTGCCCGTAAAATCACAGAGGGAGTAGTAAAAGATGAATATAGCCACCTCAAATTCGGAGAAGTTTGGTTGCAAGAACACTTCACCGAAGCCAAAGCGGAACTAGAAGAAGCAAATCGCCAAAACCTACCTATTGTTTGGAAAATGCTTAACCAGGTAGCAGATGATGCCAAAATATTGGCTATGGAAAAGGACGCTTTGGTAGAAGACTTCATGATTCAGTACGGAGAGGCTTTAAGTAATATTGGCTTCACTACTCGTGATATCATGCGCCTGTCAGCCTACGGACTCATCGCCGCTTAG